A DNA window from Linepithema humile isolate Giens D197 chromosome 6, Lhum_UNIL_v1.0, whole genome shotgun sequence contains the following coding sequences:
- the Nt5b gene encoding cytosolic purine 5'-nucleotidase isoform X8, producing the protein MLLKDANNDVSSTTNFSNSRRCIQNDQMSASRSSMVSERRITNSDIMTLPTISFLYQQEDFEENFAAMPRKIVANRIFVNRSLHLENIKFYGFDMDYTLAEYKSPQYEQLGFNLLKDRLVSLGYPQEIKAFEYDPSFPVRGLWFDTLYGNLLKVDAYGNILVCVHGFEFLKHSQVYELYPNKFLQLDESRVYVLNTLFNLPETYLLACLIDFFTNSPQFTREKTGVKEGELTMSFRSIFQDVRSAVDWIHLHGDLKTKTIENLDEYVKKDERLPMFLTRIRESGAKVFLLTNSDYVFTDKIMTYLFDFPHGARPDEPHRNWKTYFDTIVVDARKPLFFGEGTILRQVDTKTGALKLGTHKGPLHTGEVYSGGSCDVFTELIGAKGKDVLYVGDHIFGDILKSKKIRGWRTFLIVPELVQELHVWTDKCQLFAELQSLDVMLGEMYKNLDSSTKEKPDISKLRTSIRDVTHKMDLAYGMMGSLFRSGSRQTFFSSQVVRYADLYAATFLNLIYYPFSYMFRAPAMLMPHESTVAHEQRFVMETPMISRSRTFKLTDEEEEHNRPSSKNLYVDHFNNQIPHARPETPRNVTHTHDEDCSDEDSDSQKQGNQVRVCTRNANCN; encoded by the exons ATGTTGCTGAAGGATGCGAACAACGATGTCTCATCAACTACGAATTTTAGCAATTCGCGACGGTGCATTCAGAATGA cCAAATGAGTGCTTCGAGAAGCAGCATGGTATCAGAGCGAAGAATTACTAATTCTGATATTATGACATTACCGACAATATCATTTCTGTATCAACAGGAAGATTTTGAGGAGAATTTCGCCGCTATGCCGCGAAAAATCGTCGCTAATAG aatcttTGTCAATCGAAGTCTTCATCTGGAAAACATCAAATTCTATGGCTTCGACATGGATTACACATTAGCgg AATACAAATCGCCCCAATATGAGCAGTTGGGCTTCAATTTGCTTAAGGATCGTTTAGTATCTTTGGGTTATCCGCAAGAAATCAAGGCTTTCGAATATGATCCCAGTTTTCCCGTTCGTGGATTATGGTTTGATACCTTATATGGAAATCTCTTGAAGGTGGATGCTTACGGGAATATCTTAGTTTGTGTTCATGGCTTTGAATTCTTGAAACA TTCTCAGGTCTATGAGCTTTACCCAAACAAGTTTCTACAATTAGATGAGTCTAGAGTTTATGTGCTCAATACTTTGTTCAACTTGCCGGAAACCTATCTGCTGGCGTGTCTAATAGATTTTTTCACTAACTCGCCGCAATTCACCAGAGAAAAGACCGGAGTGAAAGAAGGTGAGCTCACTATGAGCTTCAGAAGTATATTTCAGGATGTCAGAAGCGCGGTAGATTGGATACACCTTCACGGTGATCTGAAAACGAAGACTATTGAGAACTTAGACGAATACGTAAAGAAGGACGAGAGGTTGCCTATGTTTCTTACGAGAATCCGAGAGAGCGGAGCAAAAGTGTTTTTATTAACTAACAGTGATTACGTTTTCACGGACAAAATTATGACTTATTTGTTCGATTTTCCACACGGTGCACGG CCTGATGAACCACACAGAAATTGGAAAACTTATTTTGACACAATTGTAGTAGATGCTAGAAAACCTTTATTTTTTGGAGAAGGAACCATTTTACGACAAGTAGATACGAAGACAGGCGCTTTAAAACTCGGCACTCACAAAGGACCGCTTCACACAG GTGAAGTGTATTCAGGAGGCTCGTGTGATGTCTTTACGGAATTAATTGGCGCCAAAGGAAAAGACGTATTATACGTCGGTGATCACATATTTGGTGATATTTTAAAGAGCAAGAAGATAAGAGGCTGGAGAACATTTTTAATAGTCCCCGAATTGGTGCAAGAGTTACACGTTTGGACTGACAAGTGTCAATTGTTTGCCGAATTACAAAGTCTGGATGTCATGCTTGGAGAAATGTATAA AAATTTAGACAGTAGTACAAAGGAAAAGCCAGATATCTCTAAATTGCGCACCTCCATAAGGGATGTTACACACAAAATGGACTTGGCTTACGGTATGATGGGTTCCCTGTTTCGCAGCGGAAGTAGACAAACGTTTTTCAGCAGTCAAGTCGTGAGGTATGCCGATTTGTACGCGGCGACTTTCTTGAATCTGATTTATTATCCCTTTTCGTACATGTTCAGAGCACCTGCCATGCTG ATGCCTCATGAAAGCACAGTAGCACACGAACAGAGGTTTGTTATGGAAACCCCAATGATAAGTCGTTCTAGGACGTTTAAATTAACAGATGAGGAAGAAGAACATAATCGGCCTTCTTCT aaaaatttgtatgtggaccattttaataatcaaattccACATGCAAGACCGGAAACGCCACGTAATGTCACGCATACACACGATGAGGACTGCAGCGACGAAGATAGCGATTCACAAAAGCAAGGCAATCAAGTAAGAGTATGTACAAGAAATGCAAATTGCAACTGA
- the Nt5b gene encoding cytosolic purine 5'-nucleotidase isoform X11: MLLKDANNDVSSTTNFSNSRRCIQNEIFVNRSLHLENIKFYGFDMDYTLAEYKSPQYEQLGFNLLKDRLVSLGYPQEIKAFEYDPSFPVRGLWFDTLYGNLLKVDAYGNILVCVHGFEFLKHSQVYELYPNKFLQLDESRVYVLNTLFNLPETYLLACLIDFFTNSPQFTREKTGVKEGELTMSFRSIFQDVRSAVDWIHLHGDLKTKTIENLDEYVKKDERLPMFLTRIRESGAKVFLLTNSDYVFTDKIMTYLFDFPHGARPDEPHRNWKTYFDTIVVDARKPLFFGEGTILRQVDTKTGALKLGTHKGPLHTGEVYSGGSCDVFTELIGAKGKDVLYVGDHIFGDILKSKKIRGWRTFLIVPELVQELHVWTDKCQLFAELQSLDVMLGEMYKNLDSSTKEKPDISKLRTSIRDVTHKMDLAYGMMGSLFRSGSRQTFFSSQVVRYADLYAATFLNLIYYPFSYMFRAPAMLMPHESTVAHEQRFVMETPMISRSRTFKLTDEEEEHNRPSSKNLYVDHFNNQIPHARPETPRNVTHTHDEDCSDEDSDSQKQGNQVRVCTRNANCN; the protein is encoded by the exons ATGTTGCTGAAGGATGCGAACAACGATGTCTCATCAACTACGAATTTTAGCAATTCGCGACGGTGCATTCAGAATGA aatcttTGTCAATCGAAGTCTTCATCTGGAAAACATCAAATTCTATGGCTTCGACATGGATTACACATTAGCgg AATACAAATCGCCCCAATATGAGCAGTTGGGCTTCAATTTGCTTAAGGATCGTTTAGTATCTTTGGGTTATCCGCAAGAAATCAAGGCTTTCGAATATGATCCCAGTTTTCCCGTTCGTGGATTATGGTTTGATACCTTATATGGAAATCTCTTGAAGGTGGATGCTTACGGGAATATCTTAGTTTGTGTTCATGGCTTTGAATTCTTGAAACA TTCTCAGGTCTATGAGCTTTACCCAAACAAGTTTCTACAATTAGATGAGTCTAGAGTTTATGTGCTCAATACTTTGTTCAACTTGCCGGAAACCTATCTGCTGGCGTGTCTAATAGATTTTTTCACTAACTCGCCGCAATTCACCAGAGAAAAGACCGGAGTGAAAGAAGGTGAGCTCACTATGAGCTTCAGAAGTATATTTCAGGATGTCAGAAGCGCGGTAGATTGGATACACCTTCACGGTGATCTGAAAACGAAGACTATTGAGAACTTAGACGAATACGTAAAGAAGGACGAGAGGTTGCCTATGTTTCTTACGAGAATCCGAGAGAGCGGAGCAAAAGTGTTTTTATTAACTAACAGTGATTACGTTTTCACGGACAAAATTATGACTTATTTGTTCGATTTTCCACACGGTGCACGG CCTGATGAACCACACAGAAATTGGAAAACTTATTTTGACACAATTGTAGTAGATGCTAGAAAACCTTTATTTTTTGGAGAAGGAACCATTTTACGACAAGTAGATACGAAGACAGGCGCTTTAAAACTCGGCACTCACAAAGGACCGCTTCACACAG GTGAAGTGTATTCAGGAGGCTCGTGTGATGTCTTTACGGAATTAATTGGCGCCAAAGGAAAAGACGTATTATACGTCGGTGATCACATATTTGGTGATATTTTAAAGAGCAAGAAGATAAGAGGCTGGAGAACATTTTTAATAGTCCCCGAATTGGTGCAAGAGTTACACGTTTGGACTGACAAGTGTCAATTGTTTGCCGAATTACAAAGTCTGGATGTCATGCTTGGAGAAATGTATAA AAATTTAGACAGTAGTACAAAGGAAAAGCCAGATATCTCTAAATTGCGCACCTCCATAAGGGATGTTACACACAAAATGGACTTGGCTTACGGTATGATGGGTTCCCTGTTTCGCAGCGGAAGTAGACAAACGTTTTTCAGCAGTCAAGTCGTGAGGTATGCCGATTTGTACGCGGCGACTTTCTTGAATCTGATTTATTATCCCTTTTCGTACATGTTCAGAGCACCTGCCATGCTG ATGCCTCATGAAAGCACAGTAGCACACGAACAGAGGTTTGTTATGGAAACCCCAATGATAAGTCGTTCTAGGACGTTTAAATTAACAGATGAGGAAGAAGAACATAATCGGCCTTCTTCT aaaaatttgtatgtggaccattttaataatcaaattccACATGCAAGACCGGAAACGCCACGTAATGTCACGCATACACACGATGAGGACTGCAGCGACGAAGATAGCGATTCACAAAAGCAAGGCAATCAAGTAAGAGTATGTACAAGAAATGCAAATTGCAACTGA
- the Nt5b gene encoding cytosolic purine 5'-nucleotidase isoform X5 — MLIMELENSNAHGDTGPNTPLNENDPSGSKKWYRQASQSQMSASRSSMVSERRITNSDIMTLPTISFLYQQEDFEENFAAMPRKIVANRIFVNRSLHLENIKFYGFDMDYTLAEYKSPQYEQLGFNLLKDRLVSLGYPQEIKAFEYDPSFPVRGLWFDTLYGNLLKVDAYGNILVCVHGFEFLKHSQVYELYPNKFLQLDESRVYVLNTLFNLPETYLLACLIDFFTNSPQFTREKTGVKEGELTMSFRSIFQDVRSAVDWIHLHGDLKTKTIENLDEYVKKDERLPMFLTRIRESGAKVFLLTNSDYVFTDKIMTYLFDFPHGARPDEPHRNWKTYFDTIVVDARKPLFFGEGTILRQVDTKTGALKLGTHKGPLHTGEVYSGGSCDVFTELIGAKGKDVLYVGDHIFGDILKSKKIRGWRTFLIVPELVQELHVWTDKCQLFAELQSLDVMLGEMYKNLDSSTKEKPDISKLRTSIRDVTHKMDLAYGMMGSLFRSGSRQTFFSSQVVRYADLYAATFLNLIYYPFSYMFRAPAMLMPHESTVAHEQRFVMETPMISRSRTFKLTDEEEEHNRPSSKNLYVDHFNNQIPHARPETPRNVTHTHDEDCSDEDSDSQKQGNQVRVCTRNANCN; from the exons cCAAATGAGTGCTTCGAGAAGCAGCATGGTATCAGAGCGAAGAATTACTAATTCTGATATTATGACATTACCGACAATATCATTTCTGTATCAACAGGAAGATTTTGAGGAGAATTTCGCCGCTATGCCGCGAAAAATCGTCGCTAATAG aatcttTGTCAATCGAAGTCTTCATCTGGAAAACATCAAATTCTATGGCTTCGACATGGATTACACATTAGCgg AATACAAATCGCCCCAATATGAGCAGTTGGGCTTCAATTTGCTTAAGGATCGTTTAGTATCTTTGGGTTATCCGCAAGAAATCAAGGCTTTCGAATATGATCCCAGTTTTCCCGTTCGTGGATTATGGTTTGATACCTTATATGGAAATCTCTTGAAGGTGGATGCTTACGGGAATATCTTAGTTTGTGTTCATGGCTTTGAATTCTTGAAACA TTCTCAGGTCTATGAGCTTTACCCAAACAAGTTTCTACAATTAGATGAGTCTAGAGTTTATGTGCTCAATACTTTGTTCAACTTGCCGGAAACCTATCTGCTGGCGTGTCTAATAGATTTTTTCACTAACTCGCCGCAATTCACCAGAGAAAAGACCGGAGTGAAAGAAGGTGAGCTCACTATGAGCTTCAGAAGTATATTTCAGGATGTCAGAAGCGCGGTAGATTGGATACACCTTCACGGTGATCTGAAAACGAAGACTATTGAGAACTTAGACGAATACGTAAAGAAGGACGAGAGGTTGCCTATGTTTCTTACGAGAATCCGAGAGAGCGGAGCAAAAGTGTTTTTATTAACTAACAGTGATTACGTTTTCACGGACAAAATTATGACTTATTTGTTCGATTTTCCACACGGTGCACGG CCTGATGAACCACACAGAAATTGGAAAACTTATTTTGACACAATTGTAGTAGATGCTAGAAAACCTTTATTTTTTGGAGAAGGAACCATTTTACGACAAGTAGATACGAAGACAGGCGCTTTAAAACTCGGCACTCACAAAGGACCGCTTCACACAG GTGAAGTGTATTCAGGAGGCTCGTGTGATGTCTTTACGGAATTAATTGGCGCCAAAGGAAAAGACGTATTATACGTCGGTGATCACATATTTGGTGATATTTTAAAGAGCAAGAAGATAAGAGGCTGGAGAACATTTTTAATAGTCCCCGAATTGGTGCAAGAGTTACACGTTTGGACTGACAAGTGTCAATTGTTTGCCGAATTACAAAGTCTGGATGTCATGCTTGGAGAAATGTATAA AAATTTAGACAGTAGTACAAAGGAAAAGCCAGATATCTCTAAATTGCGCACCTCCATAAGGGATGTTACACACAAAATGGACTTGGCTTACGGTATGATGGGTTCCCTGTTTCGCAGCGGAAGTAGACAAACGTTTTTCAGCAGTCAAGTCGTGAGGTATGCCGATTTGTACGCGGCGACTTTCTTGAATCTGATTTATTATCCCTTTTCGTACATGTTCAGAGCACCTGCCATGCTG ATGCCTCATGAAAGCACAGTAGCACACGAACAGAGGTTTGTTATGGAAACCCCAATGATAAGTCGTTCTAGGACGTTTAAATTAACAGATGAGGAAGAAGAACATAATCGGCCTTCTTCT aaaaatttgtatgtggaccattttaataatcaaattccACATGCAAGACCGGAAACGCCACGTAATGTCACGCATACACACGATGAGGACTGCAGCGACGAAGATAGCGATTCACAAAAGCAAGGCAATCAAGTAAGAGTATGTACAAGAAATGCAAATTGCAACTGA
- the Nt5b gene encoding cytosolic purine 5'-nucleotidase isoform X6 has translation MELENSNAHGDTGPNTPLNENDPSGSKKWYRQASQSQMSASRSSMVSERRITNSDIMTLPTISFLYQQEDFEENFAAMPRKIVANRIFVNRSLHLENIKFYGFDMDYTLAEYKSPQYEQLGFNLLKDRLVSLGYPQEIKAFEYDPSFPVRGLWFDTLYGNLLKVDAYGNILVCVHGFEFLKHSQVYELYPNKFLQLDESRVYVLNTLFNLPETYLLACLIDFFTNSPQFTREKTGVKEGELTMSFRSIFQDVRSAVDWIHLHGDLKTKTIENLDEYVKKDERLPMFLTRIRESGAKVFLLTNSDYVFTDKIMTYLFDFPHGARPDEPHRNWKTYFDTIVVDARKPLFFGEGTILRQVDTKTGALKLGTHKGPLHTGEVYSGGSCDVFTELIGAKGKDVLYVGDHIFGDILKSKKIRGWRTFLIVPELVQELHVWTDKCQLFAELQSLDVMLGEMYKNLDSSTKEKPDISKLRTSIRDVTHKMDLAYGMMGSLFRSGSRQTFFSSQVVRYADLYAATFLNLIYYPFSYMFRAPAMLMPHESTVAHEQRFVMETPMISRSRTFKLTDEEEEHNRPSSKNLYVDHFNNQIPHARPETPRNVTHTHDEDCSDEDSDSQKQGNQVRVCTRNANCN, from the exons cCAAATGAGTGCTTCGAGAAGCAGCATGGTATCAGAGCGAAGAATTACTAATTCTGATATTATGACATTACCGACAATATCATTTCTGTATCAACAGGAAGATTTTGAGGAGAATTTCGCCGCTATGCCGCGAAAAATCGTCGCTAATAG aatcttTGTCAATCGAAGTCTTCATCTGGAAAACATCAAATTCTATGGCTTCGACATGGATTACACATTAGCgg AATACAAATCGCCCCAATATGAGCAGTTGGGCTTCAATTTGCTTAAGGATCGTTTAGTATCTTTGGGTTATCCGCAAGAAATCAAGGCTTTCGAATATGATCCCAGTTTTCCCGTTCGTGGATTATGGTTTGATACCTTATATGGAAATCTCTTGAAGGTGGATGCTTACGGGAATATCTTAGTTTGTGTTCATGGCTTTGAATTCTTGAAACA TTCTCAGGTCTATGAGCTTTACCCAAACAAGTTTCTACAATTAGATGAGTCTAGAGTTTATGTGCTCAATACTTTGTTCAACTTGCCGGAAACCTATCTGCTGGCGTGTCTAATAGATTTTTTCACTAACTCGCCGCAATTCACCAGAGAAAAGACCGGAGTGAAAGAAGGTGAGCTCACTATGAGCTTCAGAAGTATATTTCAGGATGTCAGAAGCGCGGTAGATTGGATACACCTTCACGGTGATCTGAAAACGAAGACTATTGAGAACTTAGACGAATACGTAAAGAAGGACGAGAGGTTGCCTATGTTTCTTACGAGAATCCGAGAGAGCGGAGCAAAAGTGTTTTTATTAACTAACAGTGATTACGTTTTCACGGACAAAATTATGACTTATTTGTTCGATTTTCCACACGGTGCACGG CCTGATGAACCACACAGAAATTGGAAAACTTATTTTGACACAATTGTAGTAGATGCTAGAAAACCTTTATTTTTTGGAGAAGGAACCATTTTACGACAAGTAGATACGAAGACAGGCGCTTTAAAACTCGGCACTCACAAAGGACCGCTTCACACAG GTGAAGTGTATTCAGGAGGCTCGTGTGATGTCTTTACGGAATTAATTGGCGCCAAAGGAAAAGACGTATTATACGTCGGTGATCACATATTTGGTGATATTTTAAAGAGCAAGAAGATAAGAGGCTGGAGAACATTTTTAATAGTCCCCGAATTGGTGCAAGAGTTACACGTTTGGACTGACAAGTGTCAATTGTTTGCCGAATTACAAAGTCTGGATGTCATGCTTGGAGAAATGTATAA AAATTTAGACAGTAGTACAAAGGAAAAGCCAGATATCTCTAAATTGCGCACCTCCATAAGGGATGTTACACACAAAATGGACTTGGCTTACGGTATGATGGGTTCCCTGTTTCGCAGCGGAAGTAGACAAACGTTTTTCAGCAGTCAAGTCGTGAGGTATGCCGATTTGTACGCGGCGACTTTCTTGAATCTGATTTATTATCCCTTTTCGTACATGTTCAGAGCACCTGCCATGCTG ATGCCTCATGAAAGCACAGTAGCACACGAACAGAGGTTTGTTATGGAAACCCCAATGATAAGTCGTTCTAGGACGTTTAAATTAACAGATGAGGAAGAAGAACATAATCGGCCTTCTTCT aaaaatttgtatgtggaccattttaataatcaaattccACATGCAAGACCGGAAACGCCACGTAATGTCACGCATACACACGATGAGGACTGCAGCGACGAAGATAGCGATTCACAAAAGCAAGGCAATCAAGTAAGAGTATGTACAAGAAATGCAAATTGCAACTGA
- the Nt5b gene encoding cytosolic purine 5'-nucleotidase isoform X10: MELENSNAHGDTGPNTPLNENDPSGSKKWYRQASQRIFVNRSLHLENIKFYGFDMDYTLAEYKSPQYEQLGFNLLKDRLVSLGYPQEIKAFEYDPSFPVRGLWFDTLYGNLLKVDAYGNILVCVHGFEFLKHSQVYELYPNKFLQLDESRVYVLNTLFNLPETYLLACLIDFFTNSPQFTREKTGVKEGELTMSFRSIFQDVRSAVDWIHLHGDLKTKTIENLDEYVKKDERLPMFLTRIRESGAKVFLLTNSDYVFTDKIMTYLFDFPHGARPDEPHRNWKTYFDTIVVDARKPLFFGEGTILRQVDTKTGALKLGTHKGPLHTGEVYSGGSCDVFTELIGAKGKDVLYVGDHIFGDILKSKKIRGWRTFLIVPELVQELHVWTDKCQLFAELQSLDVMLGEMYKNLDSSTKEKPDISKLRTSIRDVTHKMDLAYGMMGSLFRSGSRQTFFSSQVVRYADLYAATFLNLIYYPFSYMFRAPAMLMPHESTVAHEQRFVMETPMISRSRTFKLTDEEEEHNRPSSKNLYVDHFNNQIPHARPETPRNVTHTHDEDCSDEDSDSQKQGNQVRVCTRNANCN; this comes from the exons aatcttTGTCAATCGAAGTCTTCATCTGGAAAACATCAAATTCTATGGCTTCGACATGGATTACACATTAGCgg AATACAAATCGCCCCAATATGAGCAGTTGGGCTTCAATTTGCTTAAGGATCGTTTAGTATCTTTGGGTTATCCGCAAGAAATCAAGGCTTTCGAATATGATCCCAGTTTTCCCGTTCGTGGATTATGGTTTGATACCTTATATGGAAATCTCTTGAAGGTGGATGCTTACGGGAATATCTTAGTTTGTGTTCATGGCTTTGAATTCTTGAAACA TTCTCAGGTCTATGAGCTTTACCCAAACAAGTTTCTACAATTAGATGAGTCTAGAGTTTATGTGCTCAATACTTTGTTCAACTTGCCGGAAACCTATCTGCTGGCGTGTCTAATAGATTTTTTCACTAACTCGCCGCAATTCACCAGAGAAAAGACCGGAGTGAAAGAAGGTGAGCTCACTATGAGCTTCAGAAGTATATTTCAGGATGTCAGAAGCGCGGTAGATTGGATACACCTTCACGGTGATCTGAAAACGAAGACTATTGAGAACTTAGACGAATACGTAAAGAAGGACGAGAGGTTGCCTATGTTTCTTACGAGAATCCGAGAGAGCGGAGCAAAAGTGTTTTTATTAACTAACAGTGATTACGTTTTCACGGACAAAATTATGACTTATTTGTTCGATTTTCCACACGGTGCACGG CCTGATGAACCACACAGAAATTGGAAAACTTATTTTGACACAATTGTAGTAGATGCTAGAAAACCTTTATTTTTTGGAGAAGGAACCATTTTACGACAAGTAGATACGAAGACAGGCGCTTTAAAACTCGGCACTCACAAAGGACCGCTTCACACAG GTGAAGTGTATTCAGGAGGCTCGTGTGATGTCTTTACGGAATTAATTGGCGCCAAAGGAAAAGACGTATTATACGTCGGTGATCACATATTTGGTGATATTTTAAAGAGCAAGAAGATAAGAGGCTGGAGAACATTTTTAATAGTCCCCGAATTGGTGCAAGAGTTACACGTTTGGACTGACAAGTGTCAATTGTTTGCCGAATTACAAAGTCTGGATGTCATGCTTGGAGAAATGTATAA AAATTTAGACAGTAGTACAAAGGAAAAGCCAGATATCTCTAAATTGCGCACCTCCATAAGGGATGTTACACACAAAATGGACTTGGCTTACGGTATGATGGGTTCCCTGTTTCGCAGCGGAAGTAGACAAACGTTTTTCAGCAGTCAAGTCGTGAGGTATGCCGATTTGTACGCGGCGACTTTCTTGAATCTGATTTATTATCCCTTTTCGTACATGTTCAGAGCACCTGCCATGCTG ATGCCTCATGAAAGCACAGTAGCACACGAACAGAGGTTTGTTATGGAAACCCCAATGATAAGTCGTTCTAGGACGTTTAAATTAACAGATGAGGAAGAAGAACATAATCGGCCTTCTTCT aaaaatttgtatgtggaccattttaataatcaaattccACATGCAAGACCGGAAACGCCACGTAATGTCACGCATACACACGATGAGGACTGCAGCGACGAAGATAGCGATTCACAAAAGCAAGGCAATCAAGTAAGAGTATGTACAAGAAATGCAAATTGCAACTGA
- the Nt5b gene encoding cytosolic purine 5'-nucleotidase isoform X9, with product MLIMELENSNAHGDTGPNTPLNENDPSGSKKWYRQASQRIFVNRSLHLENIKFYGFDMDYTLAEYKSPQYEQLGFNLLKDRLVSLGYPQEIKAFEYDPSFPVRGLWFDTLYGNLLKVDAYGNILVCVHGFEFLKHSQVYELYPNKFLQLDESRVYVLNTLFNLPETYLLACLIDFFTNSPQFTREKTGVKEGELTMSFRSIFQDVRSAVDWIHLHGDLKTKTIENLDEYVKKDERLPMFLTRIRESGAKVFLLTNSDYVFTDKIMTYLFDFPHGARPDEPHRNWKTYFDTIVVDARKPLFFGEGTILRQVDTKTGALKLGTHKGPLHTGEVYSGGSCDVFTELIGAKGKDVLYVGDHIFGDILKSKKIRGWRTFLIVPELVQELHVWTDKCQLFAELQSLDVMLGEMYKNLDSSTKEKPDISKLRTSIRDVTHKMDLAYGMMGSLFRSGSRQTFFSSQVVRYADLYAATFLNLIYYPFSYMFRAPAMLMPHESTVAHEQRFVMETPMISRSRTFKLTDEEEEHNRPSSKNLYVDHFNNQIPHARPETPRNVTHTHDEDCSDEDSDSQKQGNQVRVCTRNANCN from the exons aatcttTGTCAATCGAAGTCTTCATCTGGAAAACATCAAATTCTATGGCTTCGACATGGATTACACATTAGCgg AATACAAATCGCCCCAATATGAGCAGTTGGGCTTCAATTTGCTTAAGGATCGTTTAGTATCTTTGGGTTATCCGCAAGAAATCAAGGCTTTCGAATATGATCCCAGTTTTCCCGTTCGTGGATTATGGTTTGATACCTTATATGGAAATCTCTTGAAGGTGGATGCTTACGGGAATATCTTAGTTTGTGTTCATGGCTTTGAATTCTTGAAACA TTCTCAGGTCTATGAGCTTTACCCAAACAAGTTTCTACAATTAGATGAGTCTAGAGTTTATGTGCTCAATACTTTGTTCAACTTGCCGGAAACCTATCTGCTGGCGTGTCTAATAGATTTTTTCACTAACTCGCCGCAATTCACCAGAGAAAAGACCGGAGTGAAAGAAGGTGAGCTCACTATGAGCTTCAGAAGTATATTTCAGGATGTCAGAAGCGCGGTAGATTGGATACACCTTCACGGTGATCTGAAAACGAAGACTATTGAGAACTTAGACGAATACGTAAAGAAGGACGAGAGGTTGCCTATGTTTCTTACGAGAATCCGAGAGAGCGGAGCAAAAGTGTTTTTATTAACTAACAGTGATTACGTTTTCACGGACAAAATTATGACTTATTTGTTCGATTTTCCACACGGTGCACGG CCTGATGAACCACACAGAAATTGGAAAACTTATTTTGACACAATTGTAGTAGATGCTAGAAAACCTTTATTTTTTGGAGAAGGAACCATTTTACGACAAGTAGATACGAAGACAGGCGCTTTAAAACTCGGCACTCACAAAGGACCGCTTCACACAG GTGAAGTGTATTCAGGAGGCTCGTGTGATGTCTTTACGGAATTAATTGGCGCCAAAGGAAAAGACGTATTATACGTCGGTGATCACATATTTGGTGATATTTTAAAGAGCAAGAAGATAAGAGGCTGGAGAACATTTTTAATAGTCCCCGAATTGGTGCAAGAGTTACACGTTTGGACTGACAAGTGTCAATTGTTTGCCGAATTACAAAGTCTGGATGTCATGCTTGGAGAAATGTATAA AAATTTAGACAGTAGTACAAAGGAAAAGCCAGATATCTCTAAATTGCGCACCTCCATAAGGGATGTTACACACAAAATGGACTTGGCTTACGGTATGATGGGTTCCCTGTTTCGCAGCGGAAGTAGACAAACGTTTTTCAGCAGTCAAGTCGTGAGGTATGCCGATTTGTACGCGGCGACTTTCTTGAATCTGATTTATTATCCCTTTTCGTACATGTTCAGAGCACCTGCCATGCTG ATGCCTCATGAAAGCACAGTAGCACACGAACAGAGGTTTGTTATGGAAACCCCAATGATAAGTCGTTCTAGGACGTTTAAATTAACAGATGAGGAAGAAGAACATAATCGGCCTTCTTCT aaaaatttgtatgtggaccattttaataatcaaattccACATGCAAGACCGGAAACGCCACGTAATGTCACGCATACACACGATGAGGACTGCAGCGACGAAGATAGCGATTCACAAAAGCAAGGCAATCAAGTAAGAGTATGTACAAGAAATGCAAATTGCAACTGA